GCGCCCGAGTCGGTGCCGTTCTTCGACAACCGCGACGCCAACCCGCGCTTCATGCGGATCGGCTAGCGGCCGCGAAACCGCGGCGCGCGCTTTTCCAGGAAGGCCGAGACGCCCTCGGCGAAATCGGCGGTGCGGGCCATCTTGCCCTGCAACCGCGCCTCGACGCCAAGCTGCGCCGCCATGTCGTTGCCCGCCGAGGCGCGCAGCGCGGCACGGATCGCCATGAAGGCGGCGGTCGGCCCCTCGGCCAGCGTGCGGGCCCGGGCGGCGATGACCGCGTCGAATTCGGCGTCCGGCACGGCTTCCCAGATCAGGCCCCAGTCGGCGGCCGTCGCGGCCGGGATGCGGTCGGCGAACAGCATCATGCCCATCGCCCGCGCCTGGCCCACGGCGCGCGGCACGATATAGGTGCCGCCGGCGTCGGGGATCAGCCCGATGCGGCTGAAGGCCTGCACGAAG
This window of the Paracoccus sp. N5 genome carries:
- a CDS encoding enoyl-CoA hydratase-related protein — encoded protein: MSFQTIAVTHQDGIARLALNRPEVMNALNRVMRAEIVAALTDLPQGTRCVVLTGTGRAFCSGQDLTDATGGFDVETILRQEYEPMLAAIREAPVPVIAAVNGTAAGAGANLALAADVVIACESASFVQAFSRIGLIPDAGGTYIVPRAVGQARAMGMMLFADRIPAATAADWGLIWEAVPDAEFDAVIAARARTLAEGPTAAFMAIRAALRASAGNDMAAQLGVEARLQGKMARTADFAEGVSAFLEKRAPRFRGR